A section of the Arabiibacter massiliensis genome encodes:
- the aguA gene encoding agmatine deiminase yields METIYEEQSTPRADGYRMPGEFEPQKRIWMLWPHRPDNWRDGAKPAQKAYANVARAIAKFEPVIIGAKPEDYEAARFEMSEDENVLVIEMESDDAWIRDCGPTFVVNDEGDVRAVHWHFNAWGGLYDGLYFPWDQDALIGMKVADLARADRYRPDTFVLEGGSIHVDGEGTVITTEMCLLSPGRNPELTKEDIEGYLREYLNVEKVIWIKDGIDPDETNGHIDDVACFVAPGEVACIWTDDEQSPFYEAARAAYNTLSNATDAKGRQLKVHKLVMPKELTFMTQEEVDAVDVVEGTLPRTTEDYAIASYMNFLIVNGGVIVPQYDDEYDERALEQVREMFPDREVVGVSTREVAYGGGNIHCITQQEPARA; encoded by the coding sequence ATGGAAACCATTTACGAAGAGCAGTCCACCCCGCGCGCCGACGGCTACCGCATGCCGGGCGAGTTCGAGCCGCAGAAGCGCATCTGGATGCTGTGGCCGCACCGCCCCGACAACTGGCGTGACGGCGCGAAGCCCGCGCAGAAGGCCTACGCCAACGTGGCGCGCGCCATCGCGAAGTTCGAGCCCGTGATCATTGGCGCGAAGCCGGAGGACTACGAGGCCGCGCGCTTCGAGATGTCCGAGGACGAGAATGTCCTGGTCATCGAGATGGAGTCCGACGACGCGTGGATCCGCGACTGCGGCCCCACGTTCGTGGTGAACGACGAGGGCGACGTGCGCGCGGTGCACTGGCACTTCAACGCCTGGGGCGGGCTGTACGACGGCCTGTACTTCCCCTGGGACCAGGACGCGCTCATCGGCATGAAGGTGGCCGACCTGGCGCGCGCCGACCGCTACCGCCCCGACACGTTCGTGCTCGAGGGCGGCTCCATCCACGTGGACGGCGAGGGCACGGTCATCACCACCGAGATGTGCCTCCTGTCGCCCGGCCGCAACCCGGAGCTGACCAAGGAGGACATCGAGGGCTACCTGCGCGAGTACCTGAACGTGGAGAAAGTCATCTGGATCAAGGACGGCATCGACCCCGACGAGACGAACGGCCACATCGACGACGTGGCGTGCTTCGTGGCGCCCGGCGAGGTGGCTTGCATCTGGACCGACGACGAACAGAGCCCCTTCTACGAGGCCGCCCGCGCCGCCTACAACACGCTGTCGAACGCCACCGACGCGAAGGGCCGCCAGCTCAAGGTGCACAAGCTGGTCATGCCCAAGGAGCTCACGTTCATGACGCAGGAGGAGGTGGACGCCGTCGACGTGGTGGAGGGCACGCTGCCCCGCACGACCGAGGACTACGCCATCGCCAGCTACATGAACTTCCTCATCGTCAACGGCGGCGTCATCGTGCCGCAGTACGACGACGAGTACGACGAACGCGCCCTCGAACAGGTGCGAGAGATGTTCCCCGACCGCGAGGTCGTGGGCGTCTCCACCCGCGAGGTCGCCTACGGCGGCGGCAACATCCACTGCATCACCCAGCAGGAACCCGCCCGCGCGTAG
- a CDS encoding LuxR C-terminal-related transcriptional regulator has product MFDAIAASEWARLNEIVKTIYTTRLDALLPAFVEQAKELIGCSHSMHHCSIMVNGSLDAFDYASIDLPRKALEEYQNEYESIDYINWFADEPSPRVFRDTDLVPNDFRENSEFMLKWMEPYGLFYSVGMTIASNGNPYANVYLFRSREEGDFTPKDVELLTVLNEHLCLRFGRELPHGHADKLVAGASDPIARKYRLTQKESDVLACIAEGRLRSTIPEHLFISENTFKKHLANIYKKTGLARYEDLVLLVSRDAASI; this is encoded by the coding sequence ATGTTCGACGCCATCGCCGCATCCGAGTGGGCCCGCCTGAATGAGATCGTGAAGACCATCTACACGACCAGGCTCGATGCGCTCCTGCCCGCGTTCGTCGAGCAGGCGAAGGAGCTCATCGGCTGCTCGCATTCCATGCACCACTGCTCGATCATGGTGAACGGGTCGCTCGACGCATTCGACTACGCCAGCATCGACCTGCCGCGGAAGGCCCTCGAGGAGTACCAGAACGAGTACGAATCGATCGACTACATCAACTGGTTCGCCGACGAGCCGTCGCCGCGCGTGTTCCGCGACACCGACCTCGTGCCCAACGACTTCCGCGAGAACTCCGAGTTCATGCTGAAGTGGATGGAGCCCTACGGCCTGTTCTACTCCGTCGGGATGACCATCGCGTCGAACGGCAACCCCTACGCGAACGTGTACCTGTTCCGCTCGCGCGAGGAGGGGGATTTCACGCCGAAGGACGTTGAGCTGCTCACCGTGCTCAACGAGCACCTGTGCCTGCGGTTCGGACGCGAGCTGCCGCACGGACACGCGGACAAGCTGGTGGCGGGCGCGTCCGACCCCATCGCGCGCAAGTACCGCCTCACGCAGAAGGAAAGCGACGTGTTGGCCTGCATCGCCGAGGGGCGGCTGCGCTCCACCATCCCCGAGCACCTGTTCATCTCCGAGAACACCTTCAAGAAGCACCTGGCCAACATCTACAAGAAGACGGGCCTCGCGCGCTACGAGGACCTCGTGCTGCTCGTCAGCCGGGACGCGGCTTCGATATGA
- a CDS encoding APC family permease gives MDDVAAVPKKKKIRLLPVIFLMYMFISGGSWGLEDMIGGAGPGISLIILLILPVIWAYPYGLICTELGAKYTEESGFYGWVRRALGKFPAFVSGWSMTLANFVDTAVYLVLSIEYLNAALNIAFGIMLTPEQRWLLGLVFVVAFCILNLRGIEALTFSSTISAIMILLPFVLTVIFAIPQMTHNPFVPVFANADAGLPGELGDINTALMIGLWMFMGYESIHSFSDEVEGAGPLISKAFMWAVPIAAITYILPTFMGLAVTGNWQDWSSSGPISFVEMGFLVGGNFLMVLFLVAGFIGNLGLYGSYVGFGARVAADMAEDKLFFKGFEKVSKKYNTPYVAIIAVAVITGILSYGSFADLIIIDVILLLVPIVLILLSGIVLRFRDAGRDWGDAFRLKLGNKAFAALGAVPILLALYAIVTTDLVSLAAGGACILVGCAMYFVFPKMFKDKAPSEE, from the coding sequence ATGGACGATGTGGCAGCAGTGCCGAAGAAAAAGAAGATCAGGCTTCTTCCGGTGATCTTCCTCATGTACATGTTCATATCGGGAGGAAGCTGGGGTCTTGAGGACATGATCGGCGGGGCGGGGCCGGGCATCTCGCTGATCATCCTGTTGATCCTCCCGGTCATCTGGGCCTATCCCTACGGGCTCATCTGCACGGAGCTCGGCGCGAAGTACACCGAGGAATCCGGCTTCTACGGCTGGGTGAGGCGCGCGCTGGGCAAGTTCCCCGCGTTCGTGTCCGGGTGGTCGATGACGTTGGCGAACTTCGTCGACACGGCCGTGTACCTGGTGCTCTCCATCGAGTATCTGAACGCCGCGCTCAACATCGCGTTCGGCATCATGCTGACGCCCGAGCAGCGCTGGCTCTTGGGCCTGGTGTTCGTCGTGGCGTTCTGCATCCTCAACCTGCGCGGCATCGAGGCGCTCACGTTCTCGTCCACTATCTCGGCCATCATGATCCTGCTGCCGTTCGTGCTCACGGTGATCTTCGCCATCCCGCAGATGACGCACAATCCCTTCGTGCCCGTCTTCGCCAATGCCGACGCCGGCCTGCCCGGCGAGCTGGGCGACATCAACACGGCGCTCATGATAGGACTGTGGATGTTCATGGGCTATGAGTCCATCCACTCGTTCAGCGACGAGGTGGAGGGCGCCGGCCCGCTCATCTCGAAGGCGTTCATGTGGGCCGTGCCCATCGCCGCCATCACCTACATCCTGCCCACGTTCATGGGCCTCGCCGTGACGGGCAACTGGCAGGACTGGTCGTCGTCGGGCCCCATCAGCTTCGTCGAGATGGGCTTCCTCGTGGGCGGCAACTTCCTCATGGTGCTGTTCCTGGTGGCCGGGTTCATCGGCAACCTGGGGCTCTACGGCAGCTACGTGGGCTTCGGCGCGCGCGTCGCGGCCGACATGGCCGAGGACAAGCTGTTCTTCAAGGGTTTCGAGAAGGTGAGCAAGAAGTACAACACGCCCTACGTCGCCATCATCGCGGTGGCCGTCATCACCGGCATCCTGAGCTACGGATCGTTCGCCGATCTCATCATCATCGACGTGATCCTGCTGCTCGTGCCTATCGTCTTGATCCTCCTGAGCGGCATCGTGCTGCGCTTCCGCGACGCCGGCCGCGACTGGGGCGACGCGTTCCGCCTCAAGCTGGGCAACAAGGCGTTCGCCGCGCTGGGGGCGGTGCCCATCCTGCTGGCCCTCTACGCCATCGTCACGACCGACCTCGTGAGCCTGGCGGCCGGAGGCGCGTGCATCCTGGTGGGCTGCGCGATGTACTTCGTGTTCCCCAAGATGTTCAAGGACAAGGCCCCTTCGGAGGAGTGA
- a CDS encoding agmatine deiminase family protein — MTSQLLETLPLEDGFVMPAEYEPQDGVWLVLAEDLTSWYNGGFPARASQRKIVRAINEAGTHVNLAASARTFLVAEDLFSDMDVTLYEMSSNDCWARDTGAIYVKNRATGEVRGVDFKFNSWGGEQRGCHGCMLDYGADDLVARKMLQATGHDRYRTPFVLEGGSITTDGEGTVITTESCLLNPNRNPDLSREEIEGMLRDYLGFQKVIWLRSGVDCEDGETDGHVDDVCAFIGPAEVVCCYAEDEDNEYYEVFKECYETLCGQTDAQGRPLTVHKLTAANPFRFSKEEAENLAPAQGMAEDPDGTWRCEGDFAVPSYANFLITNGAIIFPVYDLDTDEEAAARMREIVGDRYRVIPVPAHAIALGGGSVHCITQQVPSAG; from the coding sequence ATGACCTCACAACTTTTGGAGACGCTCCCCCTCGAAGACGGCTTCGTCATGCCGGCCGAGTACGAGCCGCAGGACGGCGTGTGGCTCGTCCTGGCCGAGGATCTGACCAGCTGGTACAACGGGGGCTTCCCCGCCCGCGCCTCGCAGCGCAAGATCGTGCGGGCCATCAACGAGGCCGGCACGCACGTGAACCTGGCGGCGAGCGCGCGCACCTTCCTGGTGGCGGAGGACCTGTTCTCCGACATGGACGTGACGCTGTACGAGATGTCCTCGAACGACTGCTGGGCGCGCGACACCGGCGCCATCTACGTGAAGAACCGCGCCACGGGCGAGGTGCGCGGCGTGGACTTCAAGTTCAACTCCTGGGGCGGCGAGCAGCGCGGTTGTCACGGCTGCATGCTCGACTACGGCGCGGACGACCTGGTGGCGCGCAAGATGCTGCAGGCCACCGGGCACGATCGCTACCGCACGCCGTTCGTGCTGGAGGGCGGCTCCATCACCACCGACGGCGAGGGCACGGTCATCACCACGGAGAGCTGCCTTTTGAACCCCAACCGCAACCCCGACCTCTCCCGCGAGGAGATCGAGGGCATGCTGCGCGACTACCTGGGCTTCCAGAAGGTCATCTGGCTGCGCTCGGGCGTGGATTGCGAGGACGGCGAGACCGACGGCCACGTGGACGACGTGTGCGCGTTCATCGGGCCCGCCGAGGTGGTGTGCTGCTACGCCGAGGACGAGGACAACGAGTACTACGAGGTGTTCAAGGAGTGCTACGAGACGCTGTGCGGTCAGACCGACGCGCAGGGCCGCCCGCTCACCGTGCACAAGCTGACCGCGGCGAACCCCTTCCGCTTCTCGAAGGAGGAGGCCGAGAACCTGGCGCCTGCCCAGGGCATGGCGGAGGATCCCGACGGCACGTGGCGCTGCGAGGGCGACTTCGCCGTGCCGAGCTACGCGAACTTCCTCATCACGAACGGCGCGATCATCTTCCCGGTGTACGACCTGGACACCGACGAGGAGGCCGCGGCGCGCATGCGCGAGATCGTCGGCGACCGCTACCGCGTCATCCCGGTGCCGGCGCACGCCATCGCGCTGGGCGGCGGGTCGGTGCACTGCATCACCCAGCAGGTCCCGAGCGCGGGGTAG
- a CDS encoding MATE family efflux transporter has translation MDELLIEPEPTERELGTAPIKPLFARYAAITFAGMLAQMVMVVLEGLIIGNGLGPLGLAAVTVILPLELLNLALGGALGMGTAAVAGQRLGAGDAAGAQKAFNQGFWLSTYVLVALSAAIALFAPQIATLLGATADIHDQVVGFIRLLMCFYPFCTLGQLLCALLRTDEKPSLSSALAIIASAVSLLWLYLCVYVLQLGFAAAGAYYGMSTGLWFFAILYFQFSKKSAFKVRLHGMKLDLRLCRDILWQGLPLFLVQAASLVYTIVINNYLGSLGGDGDLAAFSVINGYVIYLLDMLCLSATYGLQPIASYNCGARRFDRLRELVKVSLGGTVAVMAAVCALVIVFAVPISAFFIGGDDAGLVELTASHFLPLLVCAPLGFMAQVASAYFQAVGRERASIVLGVCRYLIFAIPLIVVMAAAFGLTGVWWSQPPADFLAAALAMALAFRETRRLKRAQAEEVAAAPA, from the coding sequence ATGGACGAGCTGCTCATCGAACCGGAACCGACCGAACGCGAGCTGGGAACCGCCCCCATCAAACCGCTCTTCGCCCGCTACGCGGCCATCACCTTCGCGGGCATGCTGGCGCAGATGGTGATGGTGGTGCTTGAGGGGCTCATCATCGGCAACGGCTTGGGACCGCTCGGGCTGGCGGCCGTCACCGTCATCCTGCCGCTCGAGCTTTTGAACCTGGCGCTCGGCGGCGCGCTCGGCATGGGCACAGCGGCCGTCGCCGGGCAGCGCCTCGGCGCGGGCGACGCGGCGGGCGCGCAGAAGGCGTTCAACCAGGGCTTTTGGCTCTCGACGTACGTGCTGGTGGCGCTCTCGGCGGCCATCGCGCTCTTCGCTCCGCAGATAGCGACGCTCCTGGGCGCCACGGCCGACATCCACGATCAGGTGGTCGGCTTCATCCGGCTGCTCATGTGCTTCTACCCGTTCTGCACGCTCGGCCAGCTGCTGTGCGCGCTGCTGCGCACCGACGAGAAGCCCTCGCTGTCGTCGGCCCTGGCCATCATCGCGTCGGCCGTGTCGCTTCTGTGGCTGTACCTGTGCGTGTACGTGCTGCAGCTCGGGTTCGCCGCGGCGGGTGCCTACTACGGCATGAGCACGGGGCTGTGGTTCTTCGCCATCCTGTACTTCCAGTTCAGCAAGAAGTCGGCCTTCAAGGTGAGGCTCCACGGCATGAAGCTGGACCTGCGGCTGTGCCGCGACATCCTGTGGCAGGGCCTGCCGCTGTTCCTCGTGCAGGCCGCGAGCCTCGTGTACACCATCGTCATCAACAACTACCTGGGCTCGCTCGGTGGCGACGGCGACCTGGCGGCGTTCTCCGTCATCAACGGCTACGTCATCTACCTTCTGGACATGCTGTGCCTGAGCGCCACGTACGGCCTGCAGCCCATCGCCAGCTACAACTGCGGCGCGCGGCGCTTCGACCGCCTGCGCGAGCTGGTGAAGGTGAGCCTGGGCGGCACGGTGGCCGTCATGGCGGCGGTGTGCGCGCTGGTCATCGTGTTCGCGGTCCCCATCTCGGCGTTCTTCATCGGCGGGGACGACGCGGGGCTCGTGGAGCTCACGGCGTCGCACTTCCTGCCGCTGCTCGTGTGCGCGCCGCTCGGCTTCATGGCACAGGTGGCCTCGGCGTACTTCCAGGCCGTCGGCCGCGAGCGCGCCTCCATCGTGCTGGGCGTGTGCCGCTACCTCATCTTCGCCATCCCGCTCATCGTGGTGATGGCCGCCGCGTTCGGCCTCACGGGCGTGTGGTGGTCGCAGCCGCCCGCGGACTTCCTGGCCGCCGCCCTGGCCATGGCCCTCGCCTTCCGCGAGACCCGCCGCCTCAAGCGCGCGCAGGCGGAGGAGGTTGCCGCCGCGCCAGCTTAA
- a CDS encoding amidohydrolase — MKPADLVIKSTRIFTATPGQDEPLTGAVAVADGRIVFVGPADEAQAYAGPGTVVEDWGDAFVCPGFHDSHLHFFPSAMDRSPYVVFCEGTCPEDCVEALKAVEDARPRGEFMLSYGWYHPLWDNPVLPTKDILDAAYPDRPVCLQSGDSHTLWTNSKGLEKFGITKDSVPPAGGIYQKDENGELTGIIQEMAATKLIPAMLQFNEEETAAGIKQFLADLNAEGITSVCDVSLLAVPGGDFVRDDVYRDLRDRGELTVRINMFPTALEDLTRARKLRDEFAGDDMLRSPGLKQFFDGVSSTHTAWLTEPYANAYFEGDCGAPVTDPERMRRIVLGAAEEGFAVRIHTIGDRAIHVALDIFEEAREKFGAPKGQNGLEHLENFLPEDIARLAELDVCANCQPPHTVLDPNGIERDLGPERAQWMWPYRTYLERGVKFSFGTDSPVVDINSREVIYDAVTRQSPATGEPAGGWQPQERISAADAVRAYTRGSAIAAGRGDEVGTLEPGKLADMAVLDADLVSCAPEDILKARVLATYLGGRKVHEA; from the coding sequence ATGAAACCGGCCGATCTCGTCATAAAGAGCACGCGCATCTTTACCGCTACCCCGGGGCAGGACGAGCCCCTGACAGGCGCGGTCGCCGTGGCCGACGGGCGCATCGTGTTCGTGGGCCCCGCCGACGAGGCGCAGGCGTACGCCGGACCCGGCACCGTTGTGGAGGATTGGGGCGATGCGTTCGTATGCCCCGGCTTCCACGACTCCCACCTGCACTTCTTCCCGTCGGCCATGGACCGCTCGCCCTACGTGGTGTTCTGCGAGGGCACCTGCCCCGAGGACTGCGTGGAGGCGCTCAAAGCCGTGGAGGACGCCCGGCCGCGCGGCGAGTTCATGCTGTCGTACGGCTGGTACCACCCGCTGTGGGACAACCCGGTGCTGCCGACGAAGGACATTCTGGACGCAGCCTACCCCGACCGCCCCGTGTGCCTGCAGTCGGGCGATTCCCACACGCTGTGGACGAACTCGAAGGGCCTGGAGAAGTTCGGCATCACGAAGGATTCGGTGCCGCCCGCCGGAGGCATTTACCAGAAGGATGAGAACGGCGAGCTGACCGGCATCATCCAGGAGATGGCGGCCACGAAGCTCATTCCTGCGATGCTCCAGTTCAACGAAGAAGAGACGGCCGCCGGCATCAAGCAGTTCCTGGCCGATCTCAACGCCGAGGGCATCACCAGCGTGTGCGACGTGTCGCTTCTAGCCGTGCCCGGCGGCGACTTCGTGCGCGACGATGTGTACCGCGACCTGCGCGATCGCGGCGAGCTGACCGTGCGCATCAACATGTTCCCCACCGCGCTGGAAGATCTGACGCGCGCCCGGAAGCTGCGCGACGAGTTCGCGGGCGACGACATGCTGCGCTCGCCCGGCCTCAAGCAGTTCTTCGACGGCGTGTCGTCCACGCACACCGCGTGGCTCACCGAGCCGTACGCGAACGCCTACTTCGAGGGCGACTGCGGCGCACCGGTCACCGACCCCGAGCGCATGCGGCGCATCGTGCTGGGCGCGGCCGAGGAGGGCTTCGCCGTGCGCATCCACACCATCGGCGACCGCGCCATCCACGTGGCGCTCGACATCTTCGAGGAGGCGCGCGAGAAGTTCGGCGCGCCGAAGGGCCAAAACGGCCTGGAGCATCTGGAGAACTTCCTGCCCGAGGACATCGCGCGGCTGGCCGAGCTGGACGTGTGCGCCAACTGCCAGCCGCCGCACACGGTGCTCGACCCCAACGGCATCGAGCGCGACCTGGGGCCCGAGCGCGCGCAGTGGATGTGGCCCTACCGCACCTACCTCGAGCGCGGCGTGAAGTTCTCGTTCGGCACCGACTCGCCGGTGGTGGACATCAACTCGCGCGAGGTGATCTACGACGCCGTCACGCGGCAGAGCCCGGCCACGGGCGAGCCGGCGGGCGGCTGGCAGCCCCAGGAGAGGATCTCCGCCGCCGACGCCGTGCGCGCCTACACCCGCGGCAGCGCCATCGCCGCCGGGCGCGGCGACGAGGTGGGCACGCTTGAGCCCGGCAAGCTGGCCGACATGGCCGTGCTGGACGCCGACCTCGTCTCCTGCGCGCCCGAGGACATCCTGAAGGCGCGCGTCCTGGCCACCTACCTGGGCGGACGCAAGGTGCACGAAGCGTAA